A window of Chitinophagales bacterium contains these coding sequences:
- a CDS encoding FkbM family methyltransferase: MLSIVGRVLGRNSRLFRELIVFRRFGWNRPRWLSGLDKVLQTYNACKNGVVRFVQIGSNDGMSGDPLHKYIKKYEWRGILVEPMQSIFDRLVANYQGEQQRLYFANVAVGPADGFSSFFYVDDKAKELPEWASQLSSFNRDVIEKHTAYFPGIQDRIKEIAIETLRIDSLLERFQFYEVDLVHIDTEGSDYETLKTINFDRISPDIIIYEHKHLSSREAQESVSLLRKWGYKLYICGGDCLAVKKTMALNF, from the coding sequence ATGCTGAGTATTGTGGGGCGTGTGTTGGGACGGAATTCCAGGCTCTTCAGAGAACTTATTGTATTTCGTAGGTTTGGATGGAACCGGCCAAGGTGGCTTTCCGGCTTGGATAAGGTATTGCAGACTTATAATGCCTGCAAAAACGGGGTGGTTCGGTTTGTGCAAATTGGATCCAATGATGGCATGAGTGGAGATCCGTTGCATAAGTATATTAAAAAGTACGAATGGCGGGGGATACTGGTGGAGCCCATGCAGTCCATTTTTGATCGGCTGGTCGCGAACTATCAAGGGGAGCAGCAGCGACTTTATTTTGCGAATGTTGCGGTTGGTCCTGCTGATGGATTTTCATCCTTCTTTTATGTGGATGACAAAGCAAAGGAATTACCGGAATGGGCCAGTCAACTTTCCTCTTTCAACCGAGATGTGATTGAGAAGCACACGGCGTATTTCCCGGGAATTCAAGATCGAATCAAAGAAATAGCTATTGAAACGCTTCGCATTGATTCCCTGCTGGAGCGGTTTCAGTTTTACGAAGTTGATTTGGTACACATCGATACGGAAGGGTCAGATTATGAAACCTTAAAGACAATAAACTTTGATCGTATATCACCAGATATTATTATCTATGAACATAAACATCTCTCATCGCGTGAAGCACAAGAAAGTGTAAGTTTGTTGCGAAAATGGGGATATAAATTATATATCTGTGGTGGCGACTGTCTGGCGGTAAAAAAAACAATGGCTTTAAATTTCTGA
- a CDS encoding glycosyltransferase: MLKISVIIPSFNQGQYIEETLRSVTEQGYPNLELIVIDGASTDQSVDIIRKYEGRISFWISEKDKGQSDAINKGFQRATGDIITWLCSDDLFTPGTLHKVNEHFSSLPPETGLIHGGVVVFSKAGDDHTDFGYPDPSVERYISGMAFSQPGAFFRKKYLDLVNGRVSEALHYGMDYDLFARLACVCQFKAVPDVYARYRLHEESKSVSQQDRFIVDWCRVYLNLCDHLGWTETANLLRSVSPLKDAFSYSMEHDFSIKPSIFEKVDQRKSLFYHLSYQLRALYAAGNIKDSKRILLFLQKNYPADWIAEEKRVPYIARKLQLPTLVLLTLRKVKSWI, from the coding sequence ATGCTGAAAATATCTGTCATCATACCTTCCTTTAATCAGGGGCAGTACATTGAGGAAACACTTCGATCCGTCACTGAACAAGGGTACCCTAATCTGGAACTGATCGTTATTGATGGAGCAAGTACGGATCAATCGGTGGATATCATCCGGAAGTATGAAGGCCGTATCAGTTTTTGGATCAGTGAAAAAGATAAAGGCCAAAGCGATGCGATCAATAAAGGGTTTCAGCGGGCCACTGGTGATATCATTACCTGGCTGTGCAGCGATGATCTTTTTACACCAGGCACTTTGCATAAAGTAAATGAACATTTTTCTTCACTTCCCCCTGAGACTGGTTTAATTCACGGAGGTGTTGTGGTATTTAGTAAGGCCGGGGATGATCATACAGATTTTGGGTATCCTGACCCTTCGGTGGAACGGTATATTTCGGGAATGGCCTTTTCTCAACCCGGTGCTTTTTTTCGGAAGAAATACCTGGATCTGGTGAATGGCCGTGTTTCAGAAGCCCTCCATTATGGAATGGATTATGACCTGTTTGCCCGGCTGGCTTGTGTCTGTCAGTTCAAGGCTGTTCCGGATGTTTACGCCAGATATCGCCTGCATGAGGAAAGTAAATCTGTATCCCAGCAAGACAGGTTCATTGTTGATTGGTGCCGGGTTTATCTCAACCTTTGTGATCATCTTGGCTGGACGGAAACAGCCAACCTGCTCCGTTCCGTTTCACCCCTGAAGGATGCATTTTCCTATTCGATGGAGCATGATTTTTCCATCAAGCCCTCCATCTTCGAAAAAGTGGATCAGCGCAAATCCCTTTTTTATCATCTTAGTTATCAGTTAAGGGCGCTATATGCCGCAGGAAATATCAAGGATTCAAAACGTATCCTTCTTTTTCTTCAAAAGAATTATCCTGCTGACTGGATCGCTGAGGAAAAGCGAGTGCCTTATATTGCCCGAAAACTACAACTTCCCACCTTAGTCCTATTGACCTTGCGAAAAGTCAAATCCTGGATATGA
- a CDS encoding glycosyltransferase has product MTVLFCLSHIKKSLQWFWFAEQLKKEGINQVYVIIDINADEDLYLCDDLAKLDLPVYKLPHTGKWSHIKNMLMVSDLIKEYNVDLIHSSLPFGNLVGQVAGRMAGLNKLVTTCENVSWAHDFNNKKQERLDKFTFNTAQRVIATSDIARKYLDENWDFDKSKLSTIYHGVKPADYEVSPERVQAVREQLKDLNLENSFVVGVLSRFEFWKGHQFIIEAARLLKDYPEIRFFIFGVKGSFYDEAMQLIEEYGLEDKVVYGGFVNDTSALYQLFDVHLHVPIDEHVETGGITIIEGMIAQRPQILTLSGYAYQSARHMVNAYVVPFKDAEAIAKAVIFMKQNPEEAKRMAAQAKKDAYAFSVQEKTRMHISLYNELLS; this is encoded by the coding sequence ATGACCGTTCTATTTTGCCTCTCTCACATCAAGAAGTCTCTTCAATGGTTTTGGTTTGCCGAACAACTTAAAAAGGAAGGCATCAACCAGGTCTATGTCATCATTGATATCAATGCTGATGAGGATCTTTACCTCTGTGATGATCTGGCTAAACTTGATTTGCCCGTTTATAAACTTCCGCACACCGGAAAATGGTCGCATATCAAGAATATGCTCATGGTGTCCGACCTGATCAAAGAATATAATGTGGATCTTATCCATTCATCCCTTCCATTTGGTAATCTGGTCGGCCAGGTAGCGGGTAGAATGGCCGGATTGAATAAGCTGGTGACTACCTGCGAGAATGTAAGCTGGGCACATGATTTCAACAATAAGAAACAGGAGCGATTGGATAAATTCACCTTCAATACAGCCCAACGTGTCATTGCTACTTCGGATATCGCCCGAAAATACCTGGATGAAAACTGGGATTTTGATAAATCAAAGCTGAGTACCATCTATCATGGCGTCAAACCTGCCGATTATGAAGTGAGCCCGGAAAGGGTACAAGCTGTACGGGAGCAATTGAAAGACCTTAACCTGGAGAATTCCTTTGTTGTAGGTGTTTTATCGCGGTTTGAATTTTGGAAAGGGCACCAATTTATCATTGAAGCGGCCCGCTTGCTAAAAGACTACCCAGAAATACGGTTTTTTATATTTGGCGTAAAAGGCTCTTTTTATGATGAAGCCATGCAGCTCATCGAAGAGTACGGTTTGGAAGATAAAGTGGTATACGGTGGTTTTGTAAACGATACGTCCGCGCTATACCAACTATTCGATGTGCATCTGCATGTTCCGATTGATGAACATGTGGAAACAGGGGGCATCACCATCATTGAAGGTATGATAGCCCAACGCCCCCAGATTTTGACCCTGTCAGGTTATGCATACCAGTCTGCCCGCCATATGGTGAATGCCTATGTGGTTCCTTTTAAAGATGCAGAGGCTATTGCTAAAGCCGTAATTTTCATGAAACAAAACCCGGAAGAAGCCAAACGCATGGCAGCCCAGGCAAAAAAAGACGCTTATGCCTTTAGCGTTCAGGAAAAAACCCGGATGCATATTTCCCTTTACAACGAGCTTCTTTCCTAA
- a CDS encoding glycosyltransferase family 2 protein, with translation MPFFSVIIPTYNRADLISETIHSVLGQTFIDFEILVVDDGSTDDTGAIVTRFFGGHEKVRYFLKQNEERGAARNFGLEKALGEFALFFDSDDLMKPDYLSTLYEVIRKTPGIHFLATKYDFLLRDGQHKPAPIQSLAEGWYDRDFFLAGNILACNYCIRIKDKLFKPFPPQRELSSMEDWLFILLNTERFRLFIKDKVCMSMREHDDRSMGNNQRVIEARQKATDWVVRELELSHGEEKKIRAWSHYFCGIHEYLDHHRAAAVKEACRAIAGAGVNRKFILLFFKSVIGRKWIQRLR, from the coding sequence ATGCCTTTTTTTTCCGTAATCATACCAACCTATAATCGTGCAGACCTGATCTCCGAAACCATACATTCGGTATTGGGTCAAACCTTTATTGATTTTGAAATATTGGTGGTAGATGATGGCAGTACCGATGATACCGGTGCCATTGTGACCCGGTTTTTTGGTGGGCATGAAAAAGTAAGATATTTTCTTAAGCAGAATGAAGAACGGGGCGCGGCGCGGAATTTTGGATTGGAAAAAGCGCTTGGTGAATTTGCCCTTTTCTTTGATTCGGATGACCTGATGAAACCGGATTATCTTTCTACCTTGTACGAGGTAATCCGAAAAACGCCGGGGATTCATTTTCTGGCCACTAAATATGATTTTCTTCTTCGTGATGGACAGCATAAACCGGCGCCTATCCAGTCGCTGGCGGAAGGGTGGTATGATCGTGATTTCTTTTTAGCCGGTAATATACTCGCCTGTAATTATTGTATCCGGATAAAGGATAAACTTTTCAAACCTTTCCCACCACAACGTGAGTTATCGAGCATGGAGGATTGGCTTTTTATCCTGCTCAATACCGAACGCTTCCGGCTTTTTATAAAAGATAAAGTGTGCATGAGCATGCGGGAGCATGATGACCGCTCGATGGGAAATAACCAGCGGGTGATCGAAGCACGACAAAAAGCAACTGACTGGGTTGTGCGGGAACTGGAGCTAAGTCACGGCGAAGAAAAAAAGATACGGGCCTGGTCACATTATTTCTGTGGCATACATGAATACCTGGATCATCATCGGGCTGCTGCCGTAAAAGAAGCTTGCCGTGCTATTGCAGGTGCAGGGGTAAACCGGAAATTCATTTTATTATTTTTCAAATCTGTGATTGGACGAAAATGGATTCAACGTCTCCGATAA
- a CDS encoding glycosyltransferase: MDSTSPIKIKHALLIFTQWSYKDALIQTYTLPYVKIIRQAIPADKKIFLVTSEQEAISLSPEEIVQINNSWKEQNIELVAFPYRRFGIKKLLGFAAQVMRIFRLIVANRVDVIHAFCTPAGGMAWVLSVLTGRKLVIDSFEPHAVAMVENGTWPKTGWAYRILFWLEKRQAQRATYIISATKGMRDFAKTTYGIDIGPKMFVKGACVDSTLFYPRPKDLQLASSLGLGDDKIVCVYAGKLGDIYYNEEVFSFLKAAHSYWGDRFRFLLLTNKKRAVLDAQLDQSGIPREVLVNQFVPHQDVPRYMSLADFGITPVKPVPSKRYCTPIKDGEYWAMGLPVVISPNISDDSEIIQQTGTGVVLDMADASAHQAALEQLDKLLNGTDKVALREKILHNAETYRSYSIPARIYPAIYA; this comes from the coding sequence ATGGATTCAACGTCTCCGATAAAGATCAAACATGCTTTGCTGATCTTCACCCAGTGGAGTTATAAGGATGCGCTTATACAAACCTACACCTTGCCTTATGTTAAGATCATTCGGCAAGCCATACCCGCTGACAAGAAGATATTTTTAGTGACTTCCGAACAGGAGGCCATCAGCCTTTCTCCCGAAGAAATTGTACAAATAAACAATTCCTGGAAAGAGCAGAATATCGAGCTTGTCGCCTTTCCTTACCGGCGGTTTGGCATCAAAAAACTACTTGGGTTTGCAGCACAGGTCATGCGCATTTTCAGATTGATCGTGGCCAATAGGGTTGATGTGATCCATGCTTTTTGTACACCGGCAGGGGGCATGGCCTGGGTGTTGAGTGTATTAACCGGCCGCAAACTGGTGATCGATAGCTTCGAACCCCATGCCGTAGCAATGGTCGAGAATGGTACCTGGCCAAAAACAGGGTGGGCCTATCGGATACTTTTCTGGTTAGAGAAAAGACAAGCTCAACGGGCAACCTATATTATCTCTGCAACCAAAGGGATGCGTGATTTTGCCAAAACCACCTATGGTATCGATATCGGCCCAAAAATGTTTGTAAAGGGCGCCTGTGTGGATTCTACATTATTTTATCCGCGTCCCAAAGACCTCCAGTTGGCCTCTTCGCTGGGATTGGGTGATGACAAGATCGTTTGTGTATATGCCGGCAAATTGGGCGATATCTATTATAATGAGGAGGTATTTTCTTTTTTAAAGGCAGCCCATTCTTATTGGGGCGACCGGTTCCGGTTCCTGTTGTTGACCAATAAGAAAAGAGCCGTGTTGGATGCCCAGCTTGACCAGTCCGGCATTCCCCGTGAGGTATTGGTCAATCAATTTGTCCCCCACCAGGATGTGCCACGTTATATGTCCCTCGCCGATTTTGGCATTACTCCGGTAAAACCGGTGCCTTCCAAACGATACTGTACTCCGATCAAGGATGGCGAATATTGGGCGATGGGATTACCCGTTGTGATCAGTCCCAATATTTCCGATGATTCAGAAATTATTCAGCAGACCGGTACGGGGGTGGTTCTGGATATGGCCGATGCCAGTGCACACCAGGCGGCACTTGAACAGTTGGACAAGCTGCTCAATGGAACCGATAAAGTAGCCCTGCGGGAAAAGATTTTACATAATGCAGAAACCTACCGCTCCTATTCCATTCCGGCGCGTATCTATCCTGCCATTTATGCCTGA
- a CDS encoding glycosyltransferase family 4 protein, which produces MPEKKPHIHFWVPYPLGEAPSQRFRVELFLPLLDSEGYTYELLTFLDEQAWKVLYRKGSGMQKALGTLKGYFRRVGHLFKSLQADYIFIHREAAPLGPPVFEWLLAKVFRKKIIHEYDDAIWIPGGEKISFLKKFLKATWKIRYIIKWSYKVVGGNDFLCDYARPYNKNVVLIPTVVDTEKGHHAMRDQYKGEKVVVGWTGTHTTLHNLEEIEGVLKELAESGTCEILIISNKAPEWDFPFTFVKWKAETELEDLLRMHIGVMPLKQGPWFEGKCGFKLIQYLSCGIPALASPVGVNPKILLHEECGYICSSPGAWKSGLQKLIADPELRTRMGKRGRQHMEDHYSLRSTSLLFLELFT; this is translated from the coding sequence ATGCCTGAGAAAAAACCACACATACATTTCTGGGTACCCTATCCCCTGGGCGAAGCCCCTTCCCAACGTTTCCGGGTAGAACTTTTTTTGCCCTTGTTGGACAGTGAAGGGTATACCTATGAGCTGCTGACCTTTTTGGATGAACAGGCCTGGAAGGTTTTATACAGAAAGGGTAGCGGTATGCAAAAAGCATTGGGTACGCTCAAAGGATATTTTAGACGTGTAGGGCATTTGTTCAAATCCCTGCAAGCCGATTATATATTTATTCATCGCGAGGCGGCTCCGCTTGGGCCTCCCGTATTTGAATGGTTATTGGCCAAGGTTTTTCGCAAAAAGATCATACATGAATATGATGATGCCATCTGGATACCTGGCGGGGAAAAGATTTCCTTTCTTAAAAAATTCCTCAAAGCTACCTGGAAGATCAGGTATATCATCAAATGGTCCTATAAGGTAGTGGGCGGTAATGACTTTTTGTGTGACTATGCCCGTCCCTACAATAAGAATGTGGTGTTGATACCTACTGTGGTGGACACGGAAAAGGGTCACCATGCCATGCGGGACCAGTATAAAGGAGAGAAGGTAGTGGTGGGTTGGACAGGTACACATACCACGCTGCATAACCTGGAAGAAATAGAAGGGGTATTGAAAGAATTGGCCGAGTCGGGAACCTGTGAGATCCTTATCATTTCCAATAAAGCACCAGAATGGGATTTCCCTTTCACTTTTGTAAAATGGAAAGCGGAAACGGAGTTGGAAGACCTGCTTCGTATGCATATAGGTGTTATGCCACTAAAGCAAGGCCCCTGGTTTGAAGGGAAATGTGGTTTTAAACTTATTCAATACCTCTCTTGCGGAATCCCCGCTTTAGCTTCACCGGTAGGGGTTAACCCCAAAATACTTCTCCATGAAGAATGTGGGTATATCTGTTCCTCACCCGGGGCCTGGAAAAGCGGTTTGCAAAAACTGATAGCCGATCCTGAATTGCGCACGCGAATGGGTAAACGGGGCAGGCAGCATATGGAAGACCACTACAGTTTACGTTCCACTTCCCTTTTGTTCCTGGAACTTTTTACGTAA
- the asnB gene encoding asparagine synthase (glutamine-hydrolyzing), translated as MCGITGIIARTDRGRQRLSKIQQSVVSLEKRGPDDEGVYSNHHVALGHRRLSIIDTSEGGHQPKWDPTHRWVIVFNGEIFNYQQLRDRHFSEEQKAALQSQSDTEILLHLFIRKGFDCLSELEGFFAFAIYDYQENRLYMARDRFGKKPLYIFEDEDNLIFASEMKGILAYEIPKQINYDSLYQYFQLSYIPQPQTILQGVRKLAPGHCLDIRVSEGTREEKPWYVLPVATNYQSALNYNDAQKELVRLLDEAVQKRLVSDVPLGAFLSGGIDSSVVVALASRHVKHFRTFSVGYKGDNFFDETQYAEMVAKKFQTDHTVFYLDHSDYLDSFFPALDYLDEPFADPSLLPQFILSQQTRKYVSVAVSGDGGDEVFAGYNKHYAEWRARRRDLVSFLVRAGHPLWKAMPRNRTSKIGNLVRQLDRFAEGSKLNCHDRYWRWASIHTTDDISRIMTPETLAQVNKSQVEKVKQDALRYLNEEDFNSVLRTDMELVLTGDMLVKVDRLSMANGLEVRSPFLDHHVVEFAFSLPAKYKIKGNHRKRIVRDSFRSLLPPELYHRPKKGFDVPMLNWFKHELNEYLFNDLFKESTIREQGILNPEYIESIRKELQSSVTHDTVEKLWILLSFQYWYNKYMT; from the coding sequence ATGTGTGGCATCACCGGAATCATAGCCCGTACAGATCGGGGCAGGCAGCGACTTTCAAAAATACAACAATCCGTTGTTTCTCTCGAAAAAAGAGGGCCTGATGACGAAGGTGTTTATTCCAACCACCATGTAGCCCTGGGACATCGAAGGCTTTCCATCATTGACACCAGCGAAGGGGGCCACCAGCCAAAATGGGACCCTACCCATCGCTGGGTGATCGTATTTAATGGGGAGATATTCAATTATCAGCAGCTTCGCGACCGTCATTTTTCAGAAGAACAAAAAGCCGCCCTCCAATCTCAGTCCGATACCGAGATTCTCCTTCACCTTTTCATCCGCAAAGGTTTTGACTGCCTTTCTGAATTGGAAGGTTTCTTTGCTTTTGCGATCTATGATTACCAGGAAAACCGTCTCTATATGGCCAGGGACCGGTTTGGTAAAAAGCCTTTGTACATTTTTGAGGATGAGGACAACCTGATCTTTGCCTCGGAAATGAAAGGCATCCTGGCTTATGAAATCCCCAAACAGATCAATTACGATTCCCTTTACCAATATTTTCAGCTCTCTTATATACCACAACCCCAAACCATATTACAGGGGGTGCGCAAACTGGCGCCCGGGCATTGTCTCGACATTCGGGTAAGCGAAGGAACAAGGGAAGAGAAACCCTGGTATGTACTGCCCGTAGCGACAAATTATCAATCGGCACTCAACTATAATGATGCACAAAAGGAACTTGTGCGGTTGCTGGATGAAGCCGTACAAAAAAGATTGGTAAGTGATGTTCCCCTGGGAGCGTTTCTTAGCGGAGGTATCGACTCCTCGGTGGTGGTTGCCCTGGCCAGCAGACATGTAAAACATTTTCGCACCTTCTCGGTAGGCTATAAAGGCGATAATTTCTTTGATGAAACACAGTACGCTGAAATGGTCGCCAAGAAATTTCAGACCGACCATACGGTTTTCTATCTGGATCATTCGGATTATCTCGATTCCTTTTTTCCTGCCCTCGACTATCTCGATGAGCCGTTTGCCGATCCTTCTCTCTTACCACAGTTTATCTTAAGCCAGCAAACCCGGAAATATGTATCGGTGGCCGTTTCGGGTGATGGCGGGGATGAGGTATTTGCCGGATATAATAAACACTATGCCGAATGGCGGGCACGTCGCCGTGACCTTGTCAGTTTTCTGGTTAGGGCCGGTCATCCCTTGTGGAAAGCCATGCCCCGTAACCGTACGAGTAAGATCGGCAACCTGGTCAGGCAGCTCGATCGTTTTGCTGAAGGCAGCAAACTCAATTGTCACGATCGCTATTGGCGATGGGCCTCCATCCATACAACCGATGATATTAGCCGTATCATGACCCCGGAAACACTGGCGCAGGTAAATAAAAGCCAGGTTGAGAAAGTAAAACAGGATGCCCTTCGCTACCTGAATGAAGAAGATTTTAATTCTGTATTAAGAACAGATATGGAGCTGGTGCTTACCGGGGATATGCTGGTAAAAGTAGACCGGCTAAGCATGGCCAATGGATTAGAGGTAAGGTCACCCTTTTTGGATCATCATGTCGTAGAGTTTGCCTTCTCCCTGCCTGCCAAATACAAGATCAAGGGCAACCACCGTAAACGTATAGTGCGGGATTCTTTTAGAAGCCTGTTGCCCCCGGAACTCTACCACCGCCCCAAAAAAGGATTTGATGTGCCGATGCTCAATTGGTTCAAACACGAATTGAATGAATATTTGTTTAATGATCTTTTCAAGGAGTCGACCATTCGTGAGCAAGGGATCTTAAATCCGGAATATATTGAATCCATCCGAAAAGAATTGCAATCTTCGGTTACCCACGATACGGTCGAAAAACTATGGATACTCTTATCCTTTCAATATTGGTATAATAAGTATATGACTTAA
- a CDS encoding polysaccharide deacetylase family protein — MAKGVFTISLDFELFWGVRDHRSLEGYGPNIAKVQEVVPALLDLFKRYEVHCTWATVGFLFHENKEVLMEKWPATLPDYLRKEYDPYPYVRDQPLERIYHFAPHLIQQIRQSPGQEIGTHTYCHFYALEKDTTSEQFRADLVAAIEVAHEKGIPIHSIIFPRNQYGPVHISICEELGIKVFRGNEESSVYRPLSREEENSFRRAIRLADAYLNITGHHTHAWPKPAPIINVPASRFLRPWSSSLSVFDPLRFRRIKKSIWHAAGQGRIYHLWWHPHNFGSHTEKNMEFLERILKEYSIAREKGLMESLNLFEIYERTNHTRT; from the coding sequence ATGGCAAAAGGAGTTTTTACCATATCACTCGATTTTGAATTGTTCTGGGGTGTTCGTGATCACCGGAGCCTCGAAGGGTATGGCCCGAACATTGCCAAAGTGCAGGAAGTGGTTCCTGCCTTACTGGATCTGTTTAAACGCTATGAGGTGCATTGTACCTGGGCTACCGTGGGTTTTCTTTTTCATGAGAACAAGGAAGTCCTGATGGAAAAATGGCCGGCCACCTTACCTGATTATTTGCGGAAAGAATATGATCCTTATCCCTATGTCAGGGATCAACCACTTGAAAGGATCTACCATTTTGCCCCGCATCTTATCCAGCAGATCCGTCAGTCACCCGGACAGGAGATCGGTACGCACACCTATTGCCATTTTTATGCGTTGGAAAAGGATACAACTTCGGAGCAATTCAGAGCCGACCTCGTAGCGGCCATCGAAGTGGCCCATGAAAAGGGAATCCCTATCCACAGTATCATCTTTCCCCGAAATCAATATGGGCCGGTACATATTTCCATTTGTGAAGAGCTTGGTATTAAAGTATTCAGAGGAAATGAGGAGTCGTCTGTTTACCGCCCCTTATCCAGAGAGGAGGAGAATTCGTTTCGCCGTGCCATAAGATTGGCCGATGCCTATTTGAATATTACGGGTCATCACACCCATGCATGGCCGAAACCCGCGCCGATCATCAATGTACCCGCCAGTCGTTTTTTAAGACCCTGGTCATCGTCGCTTTCGGTGTTTGATCCACTTCGATTTCGTCGGATCAAAAAAAGTATATGGCATGCAGCCGGGCAAGGTCGTATTTATCATCTTTGGTGGCATCCACACAATTTTGGAAGTCACACGGAAAAGAATATGGAGTTTTTAGAACGCATCCTGAAGGAGTATTCCATTGCGAGGGAAAAAGGGCTGATGGAGTCGCTCAACTTATTTGAGATCTATGAACGAACCAACCATACAAGGACCTAG
- a CDS encoding glycosyltransferase, with protein MPRVLRILNRLIVGGPSKNAVFLSRYMSPDFETLLVTGDKDDHEQDADELATHHGITPLCVTEMKRAISFNDDWKAYQKLKKIIREFKPDIVHTHAAKSGALGRLAARNCQVPVIVHTFHGHVFHSYFNPLKTNFFIRAERYLARFTDGIVAISEKQRHELVDEFRIAPAHKFHIIPLGLDLDPFVMDQDLKRRKFRDEFQLAEDTIAIGIIGRLVPIKNHGLFIKALKKVLTRSNKPVKAFIIGDGESREPIMTMAREAGIPFAAPGEKNPEAPLIFTSWRMDVDVVCAGLDIICLTSLNEGTPVSLIEAQAAGRPIVSTRVGGIADVVLEGKTALLADLGNEDAFADQLVEMVDSEQKRQIMSDAGRDFVLNKYGYKRLVKDMEKLYGELLSKKSR; from the coding sequence ATGCCACGTGTACTTCGTATTCTCAATCGCCTAATTGTTGGCGGCCCCTCCAAGAACGCTGTATTTCTTAGCCGGTATATGTCACCCGATTTTGAGACACTGCTCGTAACAGGGGATAAGGATGATCATGAGCAGGATGCCGATGAACTGGCCACCCACCATGGTATCACACCTCTTTGTGTGACTGAAATGAAAAGGGCCATTTCATTTAATGATGATTGGAAGGCCTATCAAAAATTGAAAAAGATCATTCGGGAATTTAAACCGGATATCGTACATACCCATGCCGCCAAATCGGGCGCCCTCGGCCGCCTGGCTGCGAGGAATTGTCAGGTGCCGGTAATCGTACATACCTTTCACGGACATGTATTTCATTCCTATTTCAACCCGCTAAAGACAAATTTCTTTATCCGGGCCGAGCGATACCTCGCGCGGTTTACGGATGGGATAGTCGCGATCAGCGAAAAACAACGGCATGAACTGGTGGATGAATTCAGGATCGCGCCTGCCCACAAATTTCATATCATCCCCCTTGGTCTTGACCTGGATCCCTTTGTAATGGATCAGGACCTGAAACGCCGGAAATTCCGGGATGAATTTCAACTGGCGGAGGATACGATCGCGATCGGTATCATTGGGCGATTGGTACCCATCAAGAATCATGGACTATTCATCAAAGCACTAAAAAAGGTATTGACCAGGAGCAACAAACCGGTGAAAGCCTTTATCATAGGAGACGGTGAAAGCCGTGAGCCGATCATGACCATGGCCCGTGAAGCGGGTATTCCTTTTGCCGCGCCGGGTGAAAAGAACCCAGAGGCACCGCTGATTTTTACTTCCTGGCGGATGGATGTGGATGTGGTTTGTGCCGGATTGGATATAATATGTCTCACCTCCCTCAACGAGGGAACTCCCGTAAGCTTGATCGAAGCACAGGCCGCTGGAAGACCGATCGTGTCTACCCGCGTGGGGGGTATTGCCGATGTTGTGCTCGAGGGAAAGACAGCGTTGTTGGCCGACCTGGGCAATGAGGACGCTTTCGCCGATCAGTTGGTGGAAATGGTCGATTCAGAGCAAAAGAGACAAATAATGAGTGATGCCGGCCGGGATTTTGTGCTGAACAAATATGGCTACAAACGGTTAGTTAAGGATATGGAAAAGTTATACGGGGAGTTGTTAAGTAAGAAGAGTCGATAA